In Myxococcus stipitatus, the following are encoded in one genomic region:
- a CDS encoding TSUP family transporter gives MVDVSAQHLVLLCVAALLAGVVDAIAGGGGLITLPALLTAGLPPHVALGTNKGQSVFGSFAALVRFARAGLVDKKLARVTFPLSLGGAFAGAALVMLVKPEVLKPLVLALLIAVAVFLTFRRAPPSGDRPEPKPVPRAQAIGGLIALAIGTYDGFFGPGTGTFLIVAFSTLLGHGLARASADAKVVNFASNLASMSLFALKGVVIWKVALPMAAAQFTGAWLGAHLAVKGGDKLVRKVVLLVVLALVLKLGRDVVVG, from the coding sequence CTGGTGGACGTCAGTGCGCAGCACCTGGTGCTGCTGTGTGTCGCCGCGCTGCTCGCGGGTGTCGTGGATGCCATCGCGGGAGGCGGCGGCCTCATCACCTTGCCGGCCCTGCTCACGGCGGGGCTTCCGCCACACGTCGCGTTGGGTACGAACAAGGGCCAGTCCGTCTTCGGCTCATTCGCCGCGCTGGTCCGCTTCGCGCGCGCGGGACTGGTGGACAAGAAGCTGGCCCGAGTGACCTTCCCCCTCAGCCTGGGAGGCGCGTTCGCCGGCGCGGCGTTGGTGATGCTCGTGAAGCCGGAGGTGCTCAAGCCCCTGGTGCTCGCGCTGCTCATCGCGGTGGCCGTGTTCCTGACCTTCCGCCGCGCGCCGCCCTCGGGAGACCGGCCTGAACCCAAGCCCGTCCCTCGGGCCCAGGCGATCGGCGGCCTCATCGCGCTGGCCATTGGCACCTACGACGGGTTCTTCGGTCCGGGGACGGGCACGTTCCTCATCGTGGCCTTCTCCACGTTGCTGGGCCACGGGCTGGCGCGAGCGTCCGCCGACGCGAAGGTGGTGAACTTCGCCTCCAACCTCGCGTCCATGTCCCTCTTCGCCCTCAAGGGCGTGGTCATCTGGAAGGTGGCGCTGCCCATGGCCGCCGCGCAGTTCACCGGCGCCTGGCTGGGGGCGCACCTGGCCGTGAAGGGCGGCGACAAGCTGGTGCGCAAGGTGGTGCTGCTGGTGGTGCTCGCGCTGGTGTTGAAGCTGGGGCGCGACGTGGTGGTGGGCTGA